The sequence GACGGGGTTTCTTGGACGCACGAAAGACCAACCATCACAAACGCGGTTAGCCTCTTGTAGTCGTCTAAAGCCTCCAAATCGTTCCCAACCAACGCATCCAAAGTTTTATCGTGAAAACAGTCCCATGCCCAATCAGTCAAGATCGCTCCATATTCATTCCCACTCTCATATTCCTTCACACTTTTTCGACATGAAACAATCTCAAGTAACAACACACCAAAGCTATACACATCAACTTTCGCGGTAACTGGTGTATTCCTAAACCATTCTGGAGCTACATAACCTTTAGTTCCTCGTATTCCTGTATTCGTTCGGCTCTCATTCATCTTCAAAAGTTTCACCAATCCAAAGTCCGCAATTTTAGGATTAAAATACTCATCAAGAAGTATATTTTGAGGCTTTATATCACAATGGATGATCTGCGTACAACACTCTTCATGAAGATACGCTAGTCCCTTTGCGATACCTAACGCGATGTTGCTCCGCTGTTCCCAACTCGGTCGCTCGTCTCCAAAAAGAAACGTTGCCAACGTTCCGTTGCTCATGTAGTCGTAAACTAATAGCCTTTGCTGACCTTCATCACAGTAGCCAAGAAGTTGTACTAAATTTCTATGATGAGTTTTCGCGATAATGTCAACCTCATTTTTAAATTCTTTGTCGCCATCTTCGACCAATGTAGTCAACTTCTTGACCGCAACAGTCTTCGTTCCTAACGTCCCTTTAAAGACTATCCCAAAAGAGCCCTTTCCCAGTTGTTCCTTGAACCCGTTCGTAGCCTCAACGAGCTCGTTATACGAAAAACAAGTCAGATTGGTTTCGACAACCTTATCAACTTGGTTATAACCTTTTTTGTAGCTCAGAACAAAACCAAGACAGATAGCTCCAACTAATATGACATTTACAAACACAGAGCTACCTAAAAGGGCCGATACTACGGTAATAACCGTTTTCTGGCCTTTCGTCCTCTCTCGAAACTGGGTCGGGTTATTTGAAGGAAGTTCGGTTTTTCTAAATTTCACGAACGCCCACCCAAGTTCCGTATCATTCATCCATCCGTGCGCAAGCGGCAACCTCTTCTTCCAACAGTTAGTTCCATCATAAACTGCCACTGCACAAAAGCAATCATACAAGCATAATTCTTTACATTCATTCATGCTACCTGAAAGTAATTTCAGGTAGTCCGCAAACGGCCAATTTATGTTCACAAGCTCTATGAAATCGATATGTTCTTCATAATCTGACTCCTTTTCGTTACAATTTGGAATGAAATTAAATTTACAGTCACCATACGGATCTTTTGGATCCAGTAAAGAAAACCCTTCCGGACATTCACAGATAGGTCGGCTCGCACCATCGAGCCTGCAAACACTATTGAACCCACAAGCACCACTTCCTACATTATCCGCCCTCATAGCTGCACATATATTTTCCGGCTCCAGCCATGCGACACTCCAGCTCGTGTTAGCGACACTATTTTTGGCTCGATAGTACAGCGTAAACACTCCATCGAAATCAAGCGTGGCCCGGATATAATAATCGCCAGACGGAACTGTTTGTCGTGGGCCAACGTCAAATGTTTGACCGTTTTTCCTCAATATATACAAGTATCCATTTGCATCAAATATCAACTGATCACCACTGTTTGTTGAGTTCGAAGAATCATACGTACCGCTGATGTAGTACGCATTATAAGCGACATCAGAAGCTATATCTCTACCGTTAAGAACAAGATTCCCATCTGGAAGCAAGCGTAACTGAAATCGTCCGCCACTAAAATTCGTCCTGCTCATCTTCGAATTCATCACAAACCCTAAATTCATAACTTGAGTAGGTAACAAGGTATCAGATGGAGATTTAAAACTCTCCCATAGATTGCTTGAATCGTTACTAACAAGTAC comes from Rutidosis leptorrhynchoides isolate AG116_Rl617_1_P2 chromosome 4, CSIRO_AGI_Rlap_v1, whole genome shotgun sequence and encodes:
- the LOC139844451 gene encoding G-type lectin S-receptor-like serine/threonine-protein kinase LECRK3 is translated as MNDTGNFVLVSNDSSNLWESFKSPSDTLLPTQVMNLGFVMNSKMSRTNFSGGRFQLRLLPDGNLVLNGRDIASDVAYNAYYISGTYDSSNSTNSGDQLIFDANGYLYILRKNGQTFDVGPRQTVPSGDYYIRATLDFDGVFTLYYRAKNSVANTSWSVAWLEPENICAAMRADNVGSGACGFNSVCRLDGASRPICECPEGFSLLDPKDPYGDCKFNFIPNCNEKESDYEEHIDFIELVNINWPFADYLKLLSGSMNECKELCLYDCFCAVAVYDGTNCWKKRLPLAHGWMNDTELGWAFVKFRKTELPSNNPTQFRERTKGQKTVITVVSALLGSSVFVNVILVGAICLGFVLSYKKGYNQVDKVVETNLTCFSYNELVEATNGFKEQLGKGSFGIVFKGTLGTKTVAVKKLTTLVEDGDKEFKNEVDIIAKTHHRNLVQLLGYCDEGQQRLLVYDYMSNGTLATFLFGDERPSWEQRSNIALGIAKGLAYLHEECCTQIIHCDIKPQNILLDEYFNPKIADFGLVKLLKMNESRTNTGIRGTKGYVAPEWFRNTPVTAKVDVYSFGVLLLEIVSCRKSVKEYESGNEYGAILTDWAWDCFHDKTLDALVGNDLEALDDYKRLTAFVMVGLSCVQETPSMRPIMRNIIQMLEGVVEVNEPPCAYPFSITSN